GCCGATGGAGTAGAGGAAGCCGTCGTAGCCCGAGAGCGCGATGGCGCCGGAGATGCCGAGGAACGACGCCGCCGACATGTAGTCGCCGCCGATCGCCAGGCCGTTCTGGAAGCCGGAGAAGCCGCGGCCGCCGGCGTAGTGGTCGGCCGCGCCGGAGGAGTTGCGGCTGGCCCAGATGGTGATCCCGACGGTCAGTGCGACGACCGCGAGGAACAGCCCGCTGGTGAGGAACTGGTGGCCTTCCATGTCAGCGCTCCCTGGTGGAGTAGTACTCGTCCGACAGCTGCTTGGCCAGCGGGTCGAGGTGGGTGTTGGAGTAACGGCTGTAGAGGAACGCGATGAGGAACGTCGTCACGAACTGCAGCAGGCCGAAGACCAGTGCGACGTTGATGTTGCCGACGACCTTCGCGGCCATGAAGCCGCCGGCGAACATCGACAGCAGCACGTAGAGCCCGTACCAGGCGAGGAACGCCGCGGTGGCGGGGATGATGAACCGGCGGTAGCGCGAGCGCAGCTCCGCGAACTCGGGGCGGGCCGACAGCTCGTCGTAGACGGGATCGTGGCGCGCGGCCTGGTCGTGCGTTTCCTGTGTCACGTCAGGGTCCTTCCGGGCGGGGTCACCGGCATGTGACCGCCGTCACCGTGACACCGGTCACGTCGGGCCCGGGAGGGGTGCGCGGCGTCCGGTCGCCCGATGGGCCGCCCGGCGCGGTGAGCGGTGGACCGGGCGCGACGAGCGGTCGTCCGGCGGGACCCTCCGGGAGGTGGTGCGGACCGCCGGGGGAGGTGCGAGGCTGCGCCGGTGGACGACCCGACCTCCCGCCGCACCGCTGCCCGGACCCTGGCCGTCGCCTGGGTGCTGCTGACCCTCGGCGTGCTGGCGGTCGGCTGGCTGCTCACCCACCCGCTCGAGTCCACGGTCGACCCGTGGGACGACTCCGTCGAGCGCTGGATCGCCGAGCGCCGCACGCCGGGCCTCGACCTCGCGGCCGCGATCGGCAGCCACGTGGCCGACACCGTCGTCGGGGTCGGCGTGGCGGTCGTGGTCGCGCTCGTGGCGTGGCGGGTGCAGCGCACGCGGACCCCGCTGGTGTTCTACGCCCTCCTCGTCGGCGGCACGCTGGCGCTCTACCTCGTCGTCACCCACCTGATCACCCGCGACCGCCCGCCGGTGGAGATCCTCGACCCCGGCCTGGTGCCCGACCACAGCTTCCCGTCGGGGCACGTCGCGACCTCGGTCGTCGTCTACTGCGCGACCGCGCTCTACCTCTCCCGGACGGTCCCGGGGGCGGCGCGCTGGGCGTGGCCGCTCTGGCTGGTGCCCCTGGTCGTGGTCCCGTCACGGCTCTACCAAGGCGCCCACCACCCCACCGACGTGCTGACCAGCCTGGTCTTCGCGCCGATCTGGGTGGCGGTGGTCGCGGCGGTGGTGCTGCCCCGCGCCGAGGCGCGTCAGCCCCGGACCGCCCGCGGTCCCGCGGGCACCGGCGCCACCTCGTCGACGGGGTCGTAGCAGGCCAGCACCAGGGCGAGGTCGTCCTCCAGGGCGTGGCCCGCGGCCCGGGTGAGCGCCAGCAGCAGGCCGTCGAGCGTGGCGTCGAGGCTGGCGCTGCCCACGTCGGCGAGCAGCGGCACGGGGTCGACGAAGCGGCCGTCGGGCGAGCGCGCCTCGATCAGCCCGTCGGTGAACAGCAGCATCCGGTCGCCCGGCGCCAGGACGCCGTGGGCGACCGTCGGGTCCACGCCCAGGCCGAGCGGCGGCGAGTGGTCGAGGTCGAGCGGCACGACGAGCCCGGAGGTGGGCAGCAGGAGGGGCGCCGGGTGGCCGCACGAGACGACGTCGAACGTGCCGTCGTCGCGGATGTCGACGAGCACGCCGGTCACGAAGTCCTCGGCGTCGGTGAGGTACGGCAGGATCCGCCGGTCGATCTCGCGGGCCACGTGGGCGACGTCCTCGGCGCCGGCCGCGGCGGCCCGGAACTCGCCGAGCACGACCGTCGCCGTGCGGACGGCCGACAGCCCCTTGCCCCGCACGTCGCCGACGAGCAGCCGCACGGACGTCGGGCCGGTCACCACCTCGTAGAGGTCGCCGCCCACCTGGGCCGCGGTCGTGGCGGAGCGGTAGCGCGCGGCGAGGCTGACCGGGCCGGCCCGCGGGGGTGGCGGCGCCAGGATCGCCCGCTGCGCCGCCTCCGCGACGAGGGTGACGTCGGCGAGCCGCTCGGACTGCTGCTCGAACGTCAAGGCGGTCTCCAGGGCGACGGCCACGCGGTCCGCGACCGCCTCGAGGAACGCGACGTCCTCCTCGTCGTAGTGGCGCCCGGACCCGGCCTGGACGAGCGTGAGCGTCCCGATGACGCCGTCGCGTCCGCGCAGCGGCACGACCATCGCGCTGGTCGGGGCGACCGCCCGGAGCGCGGCCAGGTGCTCGGGCCCGATCGCCGCGGCCTCG
Above is a genomic segment from Nocardioides okcheonensis containing:
- a CDS encoding DUF485 domain-containing protein; protein product: MTQETHDQAARHDPVYDELSARPEFAELRSRYRRFIIPATAAFLAWYGLYVLLSMFAGGFMAAKVVGNINVALVFGLLQFVTTFLIAFLYSRYSNTHLDPLAKQLSDEYYSTRER
- a CDS encoding phosphatase PAP2 family protein, with product MDDPTSRRTAARTLAVAWVLLTLGVLAVGWLLTHPLESTVDPWDDSVERWIAERRTPGLDLAAAIGSHVADTVVGVGVAVVVALVAWRVQRTRTPLVFYALLVGGTLALYLVVTHLITRDRPPVEILDPGLVPDHSFPSGHVATSVVVYCATALYLSRTVPGAARWAWPLWLVPLVVVPSRLYQGAHHPTDVLTSLVFAPIWVAVVAAVVLPRAEARQPRTARGPAGTGATSSTGS